The Sulfuricaulis sp. region AACAGATCGAGAAGGCGCTCGACATGATGATGACGGCGCAGCGGCCGCTGATTTTTTCCGGCGGTGGCGTGATCAACGCCGATGCTTCCGGCCTGCTTGTCGAGCTGGCCGAGCTGACCCAGACGCCCGTCATCCCCACGCTCATGGGCTGGGGCAGCATTCCCGACGATCACCCGCTGAATGCCGGCATGATGGGGCTGCAGACCATGCATCGTTACGGCAATGCGACTTTTCTGCGCAGCGATTTCGTGCTCGGGATCGGCAACCGCTGGGCCAACCGCCAGACCGGCAGCGTCGACGTCTTCACCAAGGGACGCAAGTTCGTTCATGTTGACATCGATCCGATGCAGATAGGCCGTATCTTCTGTCCCGATCTCGGCATCGTGGGGGACGCCAAATACGCACTTGAGGAGTTCGTGGCCGCGGCCCGGGCGCGCAAGCAGGCCGGCAAGATTGTCAGCCGCAAGCAATGGATCGACGAGGTTCAGGAGCGCAAATTCACCATGCAGCGGCGCACCGATTTCGACAACGTGCCGATCAAGCCGCAGCGTGTGTTCCAGGAAATCAACAACGTGTTCGATGACGATACCTGTTTCGTCACCGCCATCGGCCTGTACCAGATTGCCTCGGGCCAGTTCCAGAAGGTCAACAAGCCGCGAAACTACATTGTTTGCGGTCAGGCCGGTCCGCTGGGCTGGGAAATCTCGGCGTGCATCGGCGCCAAGCTGGCCGATCCGAGCAAGGAAGTCGTCGGTGTCGTCGGCGACTATTCATTCCAGTTCCTTATCGAGGAACTCGCGGTCGCCGCCCAGCATAAGGTGCCGTTCGTGATGGTGCTGATCAACAATGCTTATCTCGGGTTGATTCGCCAAGGAGAAATCGCTTATAAAATGGATTATGAGGTCCAGCTGAGCTTCAACAACATCAATTGCCCCGAGATCGGCGACTATGGCGTCGATCACGTCAAGGCCGTGGAGTCGATGGGCTGTATTGCCGTGCGCATTTTCGATCCGAAACTCATGGCGGACGCCTTCCGGGAAGCGCGGCGCCTGAGCAAGGAAAAGAGCGTACCGGTCGTGGTAGAAGTGATCACCGAGCGCGTGACCAATATCTCCATGGGCCCGGAGATCGACAAGATCAACGAGTTCGAGGAGATTCTCGACCGCAAGCCGGAAAAGAAAACCGAGGCGGCCTGATCGCGCCGCCTGTAAAAAATGAACAGGATTAACAGGATTTTTCAGGATTTACAGGATTAGTCTAAATTTTCTAAAGTTTTAATCCTGTTAATCCGGCTTTTAATCCTGTGAATCCTGTCTGATTTTTTTTGGGATTCTTAGAGGAACGACGATGCCCAAGTTTGCCGCCAACCTGACCATGCTGTTCAACGAGGTCGAATTCATGGACCGCTTCGACGCCGCCGCCAAGGCCGGCTTCCGCGGGGTCGAATACCTGTTTCCCTACGCCAACGACAAAAATCAGCTGGCCGATAAACTCAAGACACTCAAGCTCACCCAGGTACTGCATAACCTGCCCGCGGGTGACTGGGGCGCCGGTGACCGCGGTAATGCCTGCCAGCCGGCCCGCGTCGGCGAATTTCAGGATGGCGTGGGCAAGGCCATCGACTACGCCACCGCACTCGGGTGCCAGCAGGTCAACTGCCTGGCCGGTATCGCGCCCAAGGATGCCAAGCCGGATCAGCTGCGCAAGACCTTTGTCGAAAACCTGAAATTCGCCGCCGGTAAGCTCAAGGCCGCCGGCATCAAGCTTTTGATCGAGCCGATCAATACTTACGACATTCCGGGTTTCTATCTCTCGCGCAGCGCGCAGGCACTGGAAATCATGGACGAGGTGGGATCGGATAATCTGTTCCTGCAATACGACATCTACCACATGCAGCGCATGGAAGGTGAGCTCGCGGCCAACCTGAAGAAACATCTTGCCCGCATTCGCCACATCCAGCTCGCGGACAACCCGGGGCGCAACGAGCCCGGTACCGGTGAAATCAATTATCCATTTCTGTTCAAGCATATTGACCAGATCGGCTACGACGGCTGGATCGGTTGTGAATACAAACCGGCCACCACGACAGTCGCGGGTCTCGGCTGGGCTGCGGCTTATCTGTCGCACTAAATAATCTTAGGAGAACAATCATGAAAATCGGATTTGTCGGTCTCGGTATCATGGGTCGCCCAATGGCCCATAACCTGATGAAGGGCGGTCACACCGTCTATCTCTACAGCCTCCCCAGCGTTCCCCCGGACCTGATCGGTGACAAGGGCATTGCCTGCAAGAGTTCCAAAGAGGTTGCCACCAACGCCGAAATCATCATCACCATGGTGCCGGACACCCCCCATGTTGAAGCTGCCCTGTTCGGCAAGGACGGCGTGGCTGAAGGTCTGTCGAAGGGCAAGATCGTGGTGGACATGAGCTCCATCGCGCCGCTTGAGACCAAGAAATTCGCCGAGAAGATTAACAAGCTCGGCTGCGAGTACATCGACGCACCGGTATCCGGTGGCGAAGTCGGTGCCAAGAACGCCGCATTGACCATCATGTGCGGCGGCAATCAGCCGGCCTTCGACAAGGTCAAGCCGCTGTTCGAGCTGATGGGCAAGAACATCACGCTGGTGGGTGGCAACGGCGACGGCCAGACCTGCAAGGTCGCCAACCAGATCATCGTGGCACTGACCATCGAGGCTGTCGGCGAGGCGTTGCTGTTTGCCTCCAAGGCCGGAGCCGATCCGGCCAAGGTGCGCCAGGCGCTCATGGGTGGATTCGCCTCATCGAAAATCCTGGAAGTGCACGGCGAGCGCATGATCAAGCGCACCTTCGATCCCGGTTTCCGCATCGAATTGCATCAAAAGGATTTGAATCTGGCCTTGTCCGGCGCGCGCGCTCTCCAGATCAGCCTGCCGAACACCGCCACCTGCCAGGAGCTGTTCAACGCCTGTGCCGCGAACGGTGGCAGCGCTTGGGATCACTCGGCCATGGTGCGCGCGCTGGAAATGTTGGCCAAGCACGAGATCCATTAAGAAATCTCTGAAGTATGAGTTTTCACCGCAGAGCACGCAGAGGTCGCAGAGATTTTCCGGTTAATTTTCATTATTTTTCTCTGCGTCTTCTGCGCTCTCCGCGGTTGAGAATTAATAAATCGGACTTTCTTAGAACTTGCGCCGTGAATTAGGGTATCGTTGCCTATCATCGCAATAGGCGCGAATCATGCAGACAGCCCTAGCCGATTTCATCCGGGATACCGAATCCGGCCAAGAGGCCAATGCCATCCTGCGCACTTGCGTGCACTGCGGCATGTGCAACGCCACCTGTCCGACCTATCAGCTGCTGGGCGACGAGCTCGATGGTCCGCGCGGCCGCATTTACCTGATCAAACAGATGCTCGAAGGCGCGGATGTCACGCGCAGTACTTTGACGCATCTGGATCGCTGTCTCACCTGCCGCAATTGCGAAACCACCTGCCCCTCGGGTGTGCGTTATGGACAATTGCTCGAAATCGGCCGTGAACTGGCTGAACAGAAGATCAGCCGGCCTGCGCCGGACCGGCTGGCCCGTTGGGTGTTACGGAACATCATCCCTTATCCTGCGCGCTTCATGCTTTTGCTGCGGTTAGGGCAATTATTTCACCCCCTGATGCCGCTTTGGCTGAAGCGTTCCGTGCCCCCACGCCGGGTGGCGGATCCGTGGCCCACCACGGCGCATAGTCGCAAAATGCTGGTCCTCCAGGGTTGCGTTCAGCCCGCCATCGCACCGAACATCAACGCCGTCACGGCACGCGTACTGGACCGCCTGGGTATTTCCCTGATGGCCGCTGCGGGTGCCGGCTGTTGTGGCGCGGCCAGCCATCACACCTCCGGAATGGAAGACGGGCTCGATTTTGCCCGCCGCAACATCGACGCCTGGTGGCCGCTTATCAAATCCGGCGCCGAGGCCATTGTCATGACCGCGAGCGGTTGCGGTGTGCACGTCAAGGAATATGGCCATCTTCTGAAAGACGATCGCGTCTACTCCGCTAAGGCGCGGAAGGTTTCGGAATTGACCAAAGATATCAGTGAAATTTTGTCGCAAGAGGATTTATCGAAATTATCTTCAGATGCGAAGCCTCAAATGAAAGTCGCTTTTCATTCTCCATGTTCGCTGCAACACGGACAGAAATTGAACGGCGTCGTGGAAAAGATATTGCGTGGAGCCGGTTTGATTCTGGTGGCAGTGCCGGATGCCCATCTCTGCTGCGGGTCAGCAGGCACGTATTCCATTTTGCAGAAGCGCCTCTCGCAGTCGTTGCTCACCAACAAAGTAACCTCACTGGAATCCGGCGGACCCGATGTCATTGCCACGGCCAACATCGGTTGCCTGGCGCATATACAAAGCGGGACGACGCTTCCGGTCCGGCATTGGATTGAAATCTTGGATAAGCTCGCTGTTCCGCGCTGAAAAACCGCTCATCTGGTTCCTCGGCCAGTGGCCTTCGTTTTCATCAGGCAAAAAAGCGTTTCATTCGGCGCTCAATCTTCTTGAGTTGCCCGGGTTCTCCCGTTACATTGAGTAACGGGATTCTGGACCATTCAAACAATACATCCCGTCAGTTGTTCAGAGATGTGCAGTCAAACCGGGATCCTGCCGCTTGGCAATCATCATCGGATGTTTGAACTTCCGCGGGAAATCCGCCGCGGTGCCGACGGCAGAAAAGACAGAGAACATTTACCCATAAGGATCAGGAGGCGTAATGAAAACGAATCGTGTAAATACCTTGTTCAGATCGATGGTTGCTGCCACGGCGACATTGGGCATGCTGGCCCCGGTATCCGTGCTGGCGTGGGAGCCGACCAAGCCAGTCGAATTCGTCGTTCCGGCCGGTACCGGCGGTGGCGCCGACCAGATGGCGCGCCTGATTCAGGGCGTGGTCACCAAGCACGAACTGATGAAGCAGCCAATGGTGGTGGTAAACAAATCGGGCGGTGCTGGCGGTGAGGGCTTCCTTTACGTCAAAGACAGCAAGGGCGACCCGCACAAGATCATCATCACCTTGAGCAATCTTTTTACGACGCCGTTGGCGACCGGAATCCCGTTCAACTGGAAAGAGATAACGCCGGTGGCGATGCTGGCACTCGACGAGTTCGTGCTGTGGGTCAACGCCGATTCGCCGCACAAGACCGCCAAGGATTATCTGGCAGCAGTGAAGGCCGGCACCGACAACCAGTTCAAGATGGCGGGAACCGGCTCGAAACAGGAAGACCAGATCATTACGGTCGCTCTCGACAAGTTCACCGGCAAGAAATTCATCTATGTCCCCTTCAAGGGCGGCGGTGACGTTGCCGTGCAACTGGTCGGTGGGCACGTGGATTCCACGGTGAACAATCCGATCGAAGCCGTCGCCCACTGGCGCGCCGGCAAACTGCGTCCGCTGTGCGTGTTTGACGATCAACGCATGCCGTACAAGGGAAAGGTCACCGACACCATGTCGTGGAATGACATCCACACCTGCATGGAAGCCGGCGTGAAAGTGGACTATCTGATGTTACGTGGTATTTTCATGCCCGGCGGTGTCAGCCAGGACCAGGTGAAATTCTATGTAGACCTGTTCAAGAAGGTGCGCGAAACGACCGAGTGGAAGGAATTCATGGAGAAGGGCGCGTTCAACCAGAGCTTCATGGCTGGCAAGGAATACGCCGACTGGGTGAAGAAGGCCGAGGACACGCATAAGGGCCTGATGAAGGATGCCGGGTTTCTCGCCCCGTAGCAGGTCAGGCGGATGGTTTCGGTAGCGGTTTAGGGTAATACAGGGAGCGGGGTGGAGATCGTCGTCCGATCTTCACCCCGTTTTTTGCTTCAGGTGCCGGAGCAGTGAAATAGCGAGCAGAGTGTAGTCAGCCATGAGCGAAGACAACAACACTGAACACGACAAGCATCACCACGGTGTTTTCACCCGGACGGTGGAAATTGGCGTGGCAGTGTTCACGCTGATTCTTGGCATAGTGGTAATCATAGACAGCCGGCGTGTCGGAGCCAGTTGGGCCGAGGATGGGCCGCAGGCCGGCTATTTCCCGTATTACATCGGTATTTTCCTGTGCCTGGCAAGCGTCTGGACAATATGGCGTGCCTTGTTTTCCGCCAAGGACGTCGCCGGCGTTTTCGTGAGTCACAAGAAATTCCGGCTGGTCCTGTCGGTATTCATTCCCGCCATGATCTATGTCGCCGCGACGTATTTCATCGGCATTTATGTCGCCTCCGCCCTTTTTATCGGTGCGTTCATGTACTGGCACGGGCGCTTCGCCTGGACGAAAATCATTCCGGTCAGCCTGTCCGTGCCCGTGGCCGTGTTCCTGCTGTTCGAGGTGTGGTTTCTGGTGCCCTTGCCCAAGGGCCCGCTGGAGACATTGATCGGTTATTGACGTCGGGGCGATTGTCGCTGGCGCAGATTTTTTGATTTTTCAGGATGACGGAGATAACTGTCCGTCGCCCGAAACCGCAAGGGGAGGGGAGCTGAGACGTGGAAGAATTCAGTAACCTGATGCAGGGCTTCAGTATCGCCTTTACGTATCAGAATCTGTTGTTCATGTTCGTCGGCATCCTGCTGGGGGTGCTGATCGGGGTGCTTCCCGGGCTCGGTGGCGCCAACGGCGTGGCGATCCTGCTGCCGCTCACGTTCACGATGTCGCCCACGAGCGCCATCATCATGCTTTCCTGCATCTACTGGGGCGCGCTGTTCGGTGGCGCGATCACCTCCATCTTGTTCAATATCCCAGGCGAGCCGTGGTCGGTGGCGACCACCTTCGACGGCCACCCGATGGCCAAGGATGGCCGCGCCGGTGAGGCGTTGACCGCCGCGTTTACATCCTCATTCGTCGGAGCCCTGTTTGCGGTCATGGTGATCACGTTTCTGGCGCCGCTGGTGGCGAAATTCTCCCTGAAATTCGGGCCGCCTGAATTCTTCGCGGTGCAATTGCTCACCTTCTGCAGCTTCGTCGGTCTTGGCAAGGGCCACCCGGCCAAGACCATTGCCGCCATGATGCTCGGTTTCGCGCTTGCTTCCGTGGGGCTCGACACCGTCACCGGCACGCTGCGCATGACCTTCGGCACCGGCGAACTCCTGCGTGGTTTCAACTTCCTGATCGCGGTCATCGGCCTGTTCGGCATCGGCGAGATCCTGCTCACCATGGAGGAGGGGCTGGCATTCAAGGGTGTGCACGCGCGCATCAATCCACGCGTGGTCTGGCAGACCTGGAAGCTGCTGCCAAAATACTGGCTGACGGCGCTGCGCGGCACGTTGATTGGCTGCTGGATGGGAATCACGCCGGGAGGCGCCACGCCAGCCTCGTTCATGAGCTATGGCATTGCCAAGCGTTTCTCCAAAACCGGTGAAAAATTCGGTACCGGTGAAATCGAAGGAGTGATCGCGCCGGAAACCGCCGCGCACGCTGCCGGCACCAGCGCGCTGTTGCCCATGCTGACGCTCGGCATTCCGGGTTCCCCGACCGCGGCGGTGCTGCTGGGTGGCCTGCTGATCTGGGGCCTGCAACCCGGGCCGTTGCTGTTCGTGGAACAGAAGGAATTCGTGTGGGGCCTGATCGCGAGCATGTATATCGGAAATGTTGTCGGCCTGATCATCGTGCTGACCACGGTGCCGTGGTGGGCGGCGATCCTGCGCGTGCCCTTCTCCATCATCGCGCCGATCATCATCGTGATCTGCGCCATCGGCGCCTACACGGTCAACAACGCCATGCTGGATGTGGTGCTGATGCTGGTGTTCGGCGTCGTCGGCTACCTGTTCAAGAAGCTGGATTATCCGCTGGCGCCATTGGTGCTGGCGCTGGTGCTGGGCGACATGGCGGAAAGCTCGTTCCGCCAATCCATGCTGCTGTCGCGCGGCGAAGTGTCGATTTTCTGGTCCAACGGCCTGGTGGGCAGCATTTGTGGTCTGGCCATGCTGATGCTGTTCTGGCCGGTAATCACGAAGCTTCTCGCGCGCCTGCGCCGCGGCAATAACGATCTGGACGAAGCGCGTCCGGTGGAATGAAATATGATTTTAAACCGCCAAGTCGCCAAGGCGCCAAGAAAGGCGGTTTTTTTCAACAGTAAAAACTTGGCGTTCTTGGCGTCTTGGCGGTTAAATTTCTTTTAGGGGTTCCAATTCTTAAGCGGTTCTGAGGAGAAATGCCATGCCGGTAATCGCCATGAATCAGGAAATGGGCTCGCAGGGAAAGTTCGTCGCCGAGAAGCTCGCCGAAGAGCTGGGCCTGGATATCGTGCGCCACGAGATCATTGATCACGTGGCCGAGAAGATGCACGTGCGCAAGAGCATGTTGCAACGCTTCCTCCAGGGCAAAGCCGGTTTGCTGGAACGCTGGGGCACGGATGAGGCCAGCCTGGCACTGTTCAAGGTCGAGGAAATTCTCGAGCTGGCGGCCAAGGGCAACGTCATCATTCGCGGCTGGGGCGCCACCCACGTCCTGCGCCCCATCCCGCATATCCCGTGCGTGCGTGTGGGCGCGCCGTTCGCCACGCGCCTCAAGTGGGTCATGAATTCGCTCGGAACGTTTGACGAGGATATGGTGGCCGAGGAGATTCGTCACAGCGACGCGGCGCACCGCGCCAACATGCAGCACCAGTTCGGCGTGGGCTGGGGCGAACCCATGCAGTACGACATCACGCTCAACACCGAGCGCCTGTCAGTGGCAACCTGCGTCGAGATGATCAAGGAACTGTTGAAGCGACCCGAGTTCAAGGAAACGCCGAAGTCACGCGCCGTGCTCTCCAACCTGACGCTCGAATACCGCGTGCGCGCGGCCGTGCGTGCCAGCCCCAAGACCCCTGACGTCAAGATCTCGATTAGCGCCGACAGCGGCAAGGTGACGATGGAGGGTATTGCCGCCAGCACCGAGGAGCGTCACGCCATTGCCGAAGTCGTGAAGCATGTTTCCGGGGTGAAGAGCGTGGATAACAAGCTCAAAACCATGAAGTACACCAAGATGTTTCCCTCGTCCAAAACCTAGGTGTGCGCTGAGGCAGTGCTCCTCCCATTGTAGCGGGAGCTCTGCCCCCAGTATTGGGCTCCACTTTCTGCCACTTGAAGATCGGCGGCATGGCAGTTCAAGATAGCGAAATGATTCGACTGACGAGAGCATTAAACGCCTGGGGGACTTCTGATTTTGAAGGCGTCCTCAAGGAAGAAATTGCGCAAATGGATGCAGAGCAACTTCCCTTGCAACAGGGATTGTCTGCGGGCAGCTCTGTTGTTGACGGTCAGCGCCAGACGATGATTATCGGTGTTTCCGAGGCCGCCGGTTTTATCCGCGTGAAGGCCGGTATTTTTTATTCAGGAATAATCGGGGGTTGCAGTTGTGCCGATGACCCCACGCCCGTCAATGAAGAAAACGAGTACTGCGTAGTACAATTTGACATCAACAAGCAAACGGCCGAGACGAC contains the following coding sequences:
- a CDS encoding tripartite tricarboxylate transporter TctB family protein, encoding MSEDNNTEHDKHHHGVFTRTVEIGVAVFTLILGIVVIIDSRRVGASWAEDGPQAGYFPYYIGIFLCLASVWTIWRALFSAKDVAGVFVSHKKFRLVLSVFIPAMIYVAATYFIGIYVASALFIGAFMYWHGRFAWTKIIPVSLSVPVAVFLLFEVWFLVPLPKGPLETLIGY
- the glcF gene encoding glycolate oxidase subunit GlcF, with amino-acid sequence MQTALADFIRDTESGQEANAILRTCVHCGMCNATCPTYQLLGDELDGPRGRIYLIKQMLEGADVTRSTLTHLDRCLTCRNCETTCPSGVRYGQLLEIGRELAEQKISRPAPDRLARWVLRNIIPYPARFMLLLRLGQLFHPLMPLWLKRSVPPRRVADPWPTTAHSRKMLVLQGCVQPAIAPNINAVTARVLDRLGISLMAAAGAGCCGAASHHTSGMEDGLDFARRNIDAWWPLIKSGAEAIVMTASGCGVHVKEYGHLLKDDRVYSAKARKVSELTKDISEILSQEDLSKLSSDAKPQMKVAFHSPCSLQHGQKLNGVVEKILRGAGLILVAVPDAHLCCGSAGTYSILQKRLSQSLLTNKVTSLESGGPDVIATANIGCLAHIQSGTTLPVRHWIEILDKLAVPR
- a CDS encoding Bug family tripartite tricarboxylate transporter substrate binding protein, with the protein product MVAATATLGMLAPVSVLAWEPTKPVEFVVPAGTGGGADQMARLIQGVVTKHELMKQPMVVVNKSGGAGGEGFLYVKDSKGDPHKIIITLSNLFTTPLATGIPFNWKEITPVAMLALDEFVLWVNADSPHKTAKDYLAAVKAGTDNQFKMAGTGSKQEDQIITVALDKFTGKKFIYVPFKGGGDVAVQLVGGHVDSTVNNPIEAVAHWRAGKLRPLCVFDDQRMPYKGKVTDTMSWNDIHTCMEAGVKVDYLMLRGIFMPGGVSQDQVKFYVDLFKKVRETTEWKEFMEKGAFNQSFMAGKEYADWVKKAEDTHKGLMKDAGFLAP
- the glxR gene encoding 2-hydroxy-3-oxopropionate reductase; its protein translation is MKIGFVGLGIMGRPMAHNLMKGGHTVYLYSLPSVPPDLIGDKGIACKSSKEVATNAEIIITMVPDTPHVEAALFGKDGVAEGLSKGKIVVDMSSIAPLETKKFAEKINKLGCEYIDAPVSGGEVGAKNAALTIMCGGNQPAFDKVKPLFELMGKNITLVGGNGDGQTCKVANQIIVALTIEAVGEALLFASKAGADPAKVRQALMGGFASSKILEVHGERMIKRTFDPGFRIELHQKDLNLALSGARALQISLPNTATCQELFNACAANGGSAWDHSAMVRALEMLAKHEIH
- a CDS encoding cytidylate kinase family protein — encoded protein: MPVIAMNQEMGSQGKFVAEKLAEELGLDIVRHEIIDHVAEKMHVRKSMLQRFLQGKAGLLERWGTDEASLALFKVEEILELAAKGNVIIRGWGATHVLRPIPHIPCVRVGAPFATRLKWVMNSLGTFDEDMVAEEIRHSDAAHRANMQHQFGVGWGEPMQYDITLNTERLSVATCVEMIKELLKRPEFKETPKSRAVLSNLTLEYRVRAAVRASPKTPDVKISISADSGKVTMEGIAASTEERHAIAEVVKHVSGVKSVDNKLKTMKYTKMFPSSKT
- a CDS encoding tripartite tricarboxylate transporter permease: MEEFSNLMQGFSIAFTYQNLLFMFVGILLGVLIGVLPGLGGANGVAILLPLTFTMSPTSAIIMLSCIYWGALFGGAITSILFNIPGEPWSVATTFDGHPMAKDGRAGEALTAAFTSSFVGALFAVMVITFLAPLVAKFSLKFGPPEFFAVQLLTFCSFVGLGKGHPAKTIAAMMLGFALASVGLDTVTGTLRMTFGTGELLRGFNFLIAVIGLFGIGEILLTMEEGLAFKGVHARINPRVVWQTWKLLPKYWLTALRGTLIGCWMGITPGGATPASFMSYGIAKRFSKTGEKFGTGEIEGVIAPETAAHAAGTSALLPMLTLGIPGSPTAAVLLGGLLIWGLQPGPLLFVEQKEFVWGLIASMYIGNVVGLIIVLTTVPWWAAILRVPFSIIAPIIIVICAIGAYTVNNAMLDVVLMLVFGVVGYLFKKLDYPLAPLVLALVLGDMAESSFRQSMLLSRGEVSIFWSNGLVGSICGLAMLMLFWPVITKLLARLRRGNNDLDEARPVE
- the gcl gene encoding glyoxylate carboligase, giving the protein MAKMTASEAAIRVMESEGVSLTFGVPGAAILPLYQAMNGSKIKHVLVRHEEGGTHSAEGYTRAASGRIGVCIGTSGPAGTNMITGLYSAMADSIPILCITGQAPRAKLHKEDFQAVDIAAIAKPVTKWAITVMEGAQVPRAFRYAFHLMRSGRPGPVLIDLPIDVQKEIIEYDPDSDFPLEVFKPRPHRKQIEKALDMMMTAQRPLIFSGGGVINADASGLLVELAELTQTPVIPTLMGWGSIPDDHPLNAGMMGLQTMHRYGNATFLRSDFVLGIGNRWANRQTGSVDVFTKGRKFVHVDIDPMQIGRIFCPDLGIVGDAKYALEEFVAAARARKQAGKIVSRKQWIDEVQERKFTMQRRTDFDNVPIKPQRVFQEINNVFDDDTCFVTAIGLYQIASGQFQKVNKPRNYIVCGQAGPLGWEISACIGAKLADPSKEVVGVVGDYSFQFLIEELAVAAQHKVPFVMVLINNAYLGLIRQGEIAYKMDYEVQLSFNNINCPEIGDYGVDHVKAVESMGCIAVRIFDPKLMADAFREARRLSKEKSVPVVVEVITERVTNISMGPEIDKINEFEEILDRKPEKKTEAA
- the hyi gene encoding hydroxypyruvate isomerase — protein: MPKFAANLTMLFNEVEFMDRFDAAAKAGFRGVEYLFPYANDKNQLADKLKTLKLTQVLHNLPAGDWGAGDRGNACQPARVGEFQDGVGKAIDYATALGCQQVNCLAGIAPKDAKPDQLRKTFVENLKFAAGKLKAAGIKLLIEPINTYDIPGFYLSRSAQALEIMDEVGSDNLFLQYDIYHMQRMEGELAANLKKHLARIRHIQLADNPGRNEPGTGEINYPFLFKHIDQIGYDGWIGCEYKPATTTVAGLGWAAAYLSH